The Lutra lutra chromosome 15, mLutLut1.2, whole genome shotgun sequence genome includes a region encoding these proteins:
- the FDPS gene encoding farnesyl pyrophosphate synthase isoform X4: MNGDQKSDSYAQAKQDFIQHFSQIVRVLTEDGVGHPETGDAIARLKEVLEYNVTGGKYNRGLTVLIAFRELVEPGKQDAESLGRALTVGWCVELLQAFFLVSDDIMDSSLTRRGQICWYQKPGIGLDAVNDALLLEACVYRLLKLCCRQQPYYLNLLELFLQSSYQTEIGQTLDLITAPQGNVDLGRFTEKRYKSIVKYKTAFYSFYLPVAAAMYMAGIDGEKEHATAKKILLQMGELFQIQDDYLDLFGDPSVTGKIGTDIQDNKCSWLVVQCLQRASSGQRRLLQENYGQKEAEKVARVKALYEELDLPAVFAQYEEDSYARLMGLIQQCASPLPRAVFLGLAHKIYKRKK, translated from the exons ATGAACGGAGACCAGAAATCGGACTCTTATGCCCAAGCAAAGCAGGATTTCATCCAGCACTTCTCCCAGATTGTCAGGGTGCTGACCGAGGATGGCGTGGGCCACCCAGAGACGGGAGATGCCATTGCCCGGCTCAAGGAG GTCTTGGAGTACAATGTGACTGGGGGCAAGTACAATCGGGGTTTGACGGTGCTGATAGCATTTCGGGAGCTGGTGGAACCCGGCAAGCAGGACGCCGAGAGCCTCGGGCGGGCCCTGACCGTGGGCTGGTGTGTGGAGCTG CTGCAGGCCTTCTTTCTGGTGTCCGACGACATCATGGATTCCTCCCTCACCCGGCGGGGGCAGATCTGCTGGTATCAGAAG CCGGGCATTGGTTTGGACGCCGTCAACGACGCCCTGCTGCTGGAGGCGTGTGTCTACCGCTTGCTCAAGCTCTGCTGCCGTCAGCAGCCCTATTACCTGAACCTGCTGGAGCTCTTCCTCCAG agTTCCTATCAGACTGAGATCGGACAGACTCTGGACCTCATCACAGCCCCCCAGGGCAACGTGGATCTTGGCAGATTCACTGAGAAGAG GTACAAATCTATTGTCAAGTACAAGACTGCTTTCTACTCATTCTACCTCCCTGTGGCTGCCGCCATGTATATG GCAGGCATCGACGGCGAGAAGGAGCACGCCACTGCCAAGAAGATCCTGCTGCAGATGGGGGAGCTCTTTCAGATCCAG gaCGATTACCTCGACCTCTTTGGGGACCCCAGTGTGACGGGCAAGATCGGCACGGACATCCAGGACAACAAATGCAGCTGGCTGGTGGTTCAGTGCCTGCAGCGGGCGTCCTCGGGACAGCGCCGGCTGCTGCAG GAGAATTACGGGCAGAAGGAGGCGGAGAAGGTGGCCCGGGTGAAGGCGCTGTACGAGGAGCTGGACCTGCCCGCCGTGTTCGCGCAGTACGAGGAGGACAGCTACGCCCGCCTCATGGGCCTCATCCAGCAGTGCGCTTCGCCCCTACCGCGGGCCGTCTTCCTGGGGCTGGCGCACAAGATCTACAAGAGGAAGAAGTGA
- the FDPS gene encoding farnesyl pyrophosphate synthase isoform X2 translates to MPSGPAPQRARRSGPRAPCWVPRERWLGPLRRPSLVRGCPVLGAWHGARCWCQAWTEEPRALYSSFTMNGDQKSDSYAQAKQDFIQHFSQIVRVLTEDGVGHPETGDAIARLKEVLEYNVTGGKYNRGLTVLIAFRELVEPGKQDAESLGRALTVGWCVELLQAFFLVSDDIMDSSLTRRGQICWYQKPGIGLDAVNDALLLEACVYRLLKLCCRQQPYYLNLLELFLQSSYQTEIGQTLDLITAPQGNVDLGRFTEKRYKSIVKYKTAFYSFYLPVAAAMYMAGIDGEKEHATAKKILLQMGELFQIQDDYLDLFGDPSVTGKIGTDIQDNKCSWLVVQCLQRASSGQRRLLQENYGQKEAEKVARVKALYEELDLPAVFAQYEEDSYARLMGLIQQCASPLPRAVFLGLAHKIYKRKK, encoded by the exons aTGCCCTCAGGCCCAGCTCCGCAGAGAGCGCGGCGTTCTGGGCCCAGAG CCCCCTGCTGGGTGCCCCGGGAGAGGTGGCTGGGTCCGCTTCGGCGTCCCTCCCTGGTGCGTGGGTGCCCAGTCCTGGGGGCCTGGCATGGTGCCCGCTGCTGGTGCCAAGCGTGGACAGAGGAGCCTCG AGCACTTTACTCCTCCTTCACAATGAACGGAGACCAGAAATCGGACTCTTATGCCCAAGCAAAGCAGGATTTCATCCAGCACTTCTCCCAGATTGTCAGGGTGCTGACCGAGGATGGCGTGGGCCACCCAGAGACGGGAGATGCCATTGCCCGGCTCAAGGAG GTCTTGGAGTACAATGTGACTGGGGGCAAGTACAATCGGGGTTTGACGGTGCTGATAGCATTTCGGGAGCTGGTGGAACCCGGCAAGCAGGACGCCGAGAGCCTCGGGCGGGCCCTGACCGTGGGCTGGTGTGTGGAGCTG CTGCAGGCCTTCTTTCTGGTGTCCGACGACATCATGGATTCCTCCCTCACCCGGCGGGGGCAGATCTGCTGGTATCAGAAG CCGGGCATTGGTTTGGACGCCGTCAACGACGCCCTGCTGCTGGAGGCGTGTGTCTACCGCTTGCTCAAGCTCTGCTGCCGTCAGCAGCCCTATTACCTGAACCTGCTGGAGCTCTTCCTCCAG agTTCCTATCAGACTGAGATCGGACAGACTCTGGACCTCATCACAGCCCCCCAGGGCAACGTGGATCTTGGCAGATTCACTGAGAAGAG GTACAAATCTATTGTCAAGTACAAGACTGCTTTCTACTCATTCTACCTCCCTGTGGCTGCCGCCATGTATATG GCAGGCATCGACGGCGAGAAGGAGCACGCCACTGCCAAGAAGATCCTGCTGCAGATGGGGGAGCTCTTTCAGATCCAG gaCGATTACCTCGACCTCTTTGGGGACCCCAGTGTGACGGGCAAGATCGGCACGGACATCCAGGACAACAAATGCAGCTGGCTGGTGGTTCAGTGCCTGCAGCGGGCGTCCTCGGGACAGCGCCGGCTGCTGCAG GAGAATTACGGGCAGAAGGAGGCGGAGAAGGTGGCCCGGGTGAAGGCGCTGTACGAGGAGCTGGACCTGCCCGCCGTGTTCGCGCAGTACGAGGAGGACAGCTACGCCCGCCTCATGGGCCTCATCCAGCAGTGCGCTTCGCCCCTACCGCGGGCCGTCTTCCTGGGGCTGGCGCACAAGATCTACAAGAGGAAGAAGTGA
- the FDPS gene encoding farnesyl pyrophosphate synthase isoform X3, with protein MMPLSRWLRSVGVFLLPAPCWVPRERWLGPLRRPSLVRGCPVLGAWHGARCWCQAWTEEPRALYSSFTMNGDQKSDSYAQAKQDFIQHFSQIVRVLTEDGVGHPETGDAIARLKELQAFFLVSDDIMDSSLTRRGQICWYQKPGIGLDAVNDALLLEACVYRLLKLCCRQQPYYLNLLELFLQSSYQTEIGQTLDLITAPQGNVDLGRFTEKRYKSIVKYKTAFYSFYLPVAAAMYMAGIDGEKEHATAKKILLQMGELFQIQDDYLDLFGDPSVTGKIGTDIQDNKCSWLVVQCLQRASSGQRRLLQENYGQKEAEKVARVKALYEELDLPAVFAQYEEDSYARLMGLIQQCASPLPRAVFLGLAHKIYKRKK; from the exons ATGATGCCCCTGTCCCGCTGGCTGAGATCTGTGGGCGTCTTCTTGCTGCCAGCCCCCTGCTGGGTGCCCCGGGAGAGGTGGCTGGGTCCGCTTCGGCGTCCCTCCCTGGTGCGTGGGTGCCCAGTCCTGGGGGCCTGGCATGGTGCCCGCTGCTGGTGCCAAGCGTGGACAGAGGAGCCTCG AGCACTTTACTCCTCCTTCACAATGAACGGAGACCAGAAATCGGACTCTTATGCCCAAGCAAAGCAGGATTTCATCCAGCACTTCTCCCAGATTGTCAGGGTGCTGACCGAGGATGGCGTGGGCCACCCAGAGACGGGAGATGCCATTGCCCGGCTCAAGGAG CTGCAGGCCTTCTTTCTGGTGTCCGACGACATCATGGATTCCTCCCTCACCCGGCGGGGGCAGATCTGCTGGTATCAGAAG CCGGGCATTGGTTTGGACGCCGTCAACGACGCCCTGCTGCTGGAGGCGTGTGTCTACCGCTTGCTCAAGCTCTGCTGCCGTCAGCAGCCCTATTACCTGAACCTGCTGGAGCTCTTCCTCCAG agTTCCTATCAGACTGAGATCGGACAGACTCTGGACCTCATCACAGCCCCCCAGGGCAACGTGGATCTTGGCAGATTCACTGAGAAGAG GTACAAATCTATTGTCAAGTACAAGACTGCTTTCTACTCATTCTACCTCCCTGTGGCTGCCGCCATGTATATG GCAGGCATCGACGGCGAGAAGGAGCACGCCACTGCCAAGAAGATCCTGCTGCAGATGGGGGAGCTCTTTCAGATCCAG gaCGATTACCTCGACCTCTTTGGGGACCCCAGTGTGACGGGCAAGATCGGCACGGACATCCAGGACAACAAATGCAGCTGGCTGGTGGTTCAGTGCCTGCAGCGGGCGTCCTCGGGACAGCGCCGGCTGCTGCAG GAGAATTACGGGCAGAAGGAGGCGGAGAAGGTGGCCCGGGTGAAGGCGCTGTACGAGGAGCTGGACCTGCCCGCCGTGTTCGCGCAGTACGAGGAGGACAGCTACGCCCGCCTCATGGGCCTCATCCAGCAGTGCGCTTCGCCCCTACCGCGGGCCGTCTTCCTGGGGCTGGCGCACAAGATCTACAAGAGGAAGAAGTGA
- the FDPS gene encoding farnesyl pyrophosphate synthase isoform X1 — protein MMPLSRWLRSVGVFLLPAPCWVPRERWLGPLRRPSLVRGCPVLGAWHGARCWCQAWTEEPRALYSSFTMNGDQKSDSYAQAKQDFIQHFSQIVRVLTEDGVGHPETGDAIARLKEVLEYNVTGGKYNRGLTVLIAFRELVEPGKQDAESLGRALTVGWCVELLQAFFLVSDDIMDSSLTRRGQICWYQKPGIGLDAVNDALLLEACVYRLLKLCCRQQPYYLNLLELFLQSSYQTEIGQTLDLITAPQGNVDLGRFTEKRYKSIVKYKTAFYSFYLPVAAAMYMAGIDGEKEHATAKKILLQMGELFQIQDDYLDLFGDPSVTGKIGTDIQDNKCSWLVVQCLQRASSGQRRLLQENYGQKEAEKVARVKALYEELDLPAVFAQYEEDSYARLMGLIQQCASPLPRAVFLGLAHKIYKRKK, from the exons ATGATGCCCCTGTCCCGCTGGCTGAGATCTGTGGGCGTCTTCTTGCTGCCAGCCCCCTGCTGGGTGCCCCGGGAGAGGTGGCTGGGTCCGCTTCGGCGTCCCTCCCTGGTGCGTGGGTGCCCAGTCCTGGGGGCCTGGCATGGTGCCCGCTGCTGGTGCCAAGCGTGGACAGAGGAGCCTCG AGCACTTTACTCCTCCTTCACAATGAACGGAGACCAGAAATCGGACTCTTATGCCCAAGCAAAGCAGGATTTCATCCAGCACTTCTCCCAGATTGTCAGGGTGCTGACCGAGGATGGCGTGGGCCACCCAGAGACGGGAGATGCCATTGCCCGGCTCAAGGAG GTCTTGGAGTACAATGTGACTGGGGGCAAGTACAATCGGGGTTTGACGGTGCTGATAGCATTTCGGGAGCTGGTGGAACCCGGCAAGCAGGACGCCGAGAGCCTCGGGCGGGCCCTGACCGTGGGCTGGTGTGTGGAGCTG CTGCAGGCCTTCTTTCTGGTGTCCGACGACATCATGGATTCCTCCCTCACCCGGCGGGGGCAGATCTGCTGGTATCAGAAG CCGGGCATTGGTTTGGACGCCGTCAACGACGCCCTGCTGCTGGAGGCGTGTGTCTACCGCTTGCTCAAGCTCTGCTGCCGTCAGCAGCCCTATTACCTGAACCTGCTGGAGCTCTTCCTCCAG agTTCCTATCAGACTGAGATCGGACAGACTCTGGACCTCATCACAGCCCCCCAGGGCAACGTGGATCTTGGCAGATTCACTGAGAAGAG GTACAAATCTATTGTCAAGTACAAGACTGCTTTCTACTCATTCTACCTCCCTGTGGCTGCCGCCATGTATATG GCAGGCATCGACGGCGAGAAGGAGCACGCCACTGCCAAGAAGATCCTGCTGCAGATGGGGGAGCTCTTTCAGATCCAG gaCGATTACCTCGACCTCTTTGGGGACCCCAGTGTGACGGGCAAGATCGGCACGGACATCCAGGACAACAAATGCAGCTGGCTGGTGGTTCAGTGCCTGCAGCGGGCGTCCTCGGGACAGCGCCGGCTGCTGCAG GAGAATTACGGGCAGAAGGAGGCGGAGAAGGTGGCCCGGGTGAAGGCGCTGTACGAGGAGCTGGACCTGCCCGCCGTGTTCGCGCAGTACGAGGAGGACAGCTACGCCCGCCTCATGGGCCTCATCCAGCAGTGCGCTTCGCCCCTACCGCGGGCCGTCTTCCTGGGGCTGGCGCACAAGATCTACAAGAGGAAGAAGTGA